From the Lathyrus oleraceus cultivar Zhongwan6 chromosome 3, CAAS_Psat_ZW6_1.0, whole genome shotgun sequence genome, the window AGTTGTTTGCTGTTGATAAGCCGCCTAAATTGGGAAGCAACAAACTTCAAATCATCAGCCATAAGCGCAAATGCTTCAACTTCTGATATAGTTTCTACCGTTCTTGTTGAAGTTGGTAGATTTGAAGATGAGTTTGGATCCAAAGCCCATGTTAAAAGCTCCTCTCCGCAAAAATCACCAGGCATTAGAAATAAGGAGTTGAAGAAACCAGTTCTTCCACCATTTGTTGTCATAGTAGCGACTTTTCCACGCATGATGAAAAGCATTTCATCAACCGGATCTTCTTCGCGAACAATGCAACTCTTCTCTGTATACAGAACCGGCTTCAATCTATCGCACATTGCATCCAACAATTGCTCATTCATTTTCTCAAACAGTGGCACCTAATGCAAAATTAAAGAACATGAATAAAATGTTCGTTATACATGTACAAAACAATATAGTATATATTCGTCGACGAAAAACGATTTCACGGTGAGTGATGATTATGAATTATACTCACTTTTTTAACTAAAGCTAagcaaagatgacgctttatgTCTCTTCTGAGATCTTTAGGGAGGTTAAGAATTAAAGCCTCTTCTTCAACACCTCTATTTTTCTGCCATTTGTATTGTTCATACTTTCTAATTCTTTGCTTCAAGTTATCAGGTAACATACGGTGCGACATCCACAATTCCGCGTCCCTCcttttcactctcatctcttcCACCCTAACTGTTGTAGATTGCAAATATTTCTGTAACAATGTTCAACACAATCTATTAGCTAGCAAACTTATGCAAACTTGGACTATAATGGTTTTCGAAACTGCGGTTAATTTTGAATCAACACTTACCTGCATGTTTCCGATAAGTAACGAGAATAAAACCAATCCAAAGATGGCAATGAAAATTGCAAAGGCTATCTCTGCCACATAAGTACTTGTCTTGAGGTTTTGTCCAAGAGAACTGTAAAATATGACAAAATTATGATATGAAGTTCTATATTAAGACAATAACACAAAATATCATTCACCAACCTTAAATTGCGCAAACCCCACCAAAAGCAGTAGAAGAACTTCTGAGGAAAATCAGTCGTTGAGTCTACCACACCGGATTGAAGACCATCGAAAAATATTCCATAATTGAAGGTGTTTGTGTCATTAACACTATCAGGGTCAACCAAAAGACATGTACTGTTGAGAAGTTTGAAGACAGATTCATTTTGCCGGCCACAACCCAAGTATGATTCGCGAAAGTTTGAAACCTTGTTCATCTCTCGGCGCCAGCACCGCACTTGTGATTCTACTGAAAGTATATACCAGTTTGCTCCAACCATCTGATATACAAGAATTTAGTGACCGATGATAATAACTAAGAACATATATAACATAATCGAATCGCGAGAGTGAAATAAAATCGATTTACATGACTTGCTAGCATGTAGAGAAAAAGATTGTAAGCAGCTCCAGCCCATGCTGTCTCTGTCAATATGCCTGAAGTTCTAGTTACTTCTTTGAAAAGTGGACGGATCCGTAGTAGTCGCGGCACATACTGGACTAATACTGCATACTTCAACAAATCCTTTGCTACAAATGGAGCTGAATTCTTCATGTGTGGAAATATAGCCAAACAAATAATCTGAAATGCAAAAACAATAGCAAAATGATCTCTTTCGCATCGGGaaaaaaaatattcaaattaaGAATGAGTTGAAATGCGAGATAGATACCTGTGGAAGTGGAATAATTGATAGAATGTCAATGATGAAATGAGAACATAAATATCTTTTCATTATGGCGACAGGATCGTCAACGAGTTCGCCTCTTCcgaaaacaagagaaaaaggtGCAATAAATCCGGTTCTAAACTGAAAGATGATGCGAAGAATGTAGAAAAGATCGAAGAAAGTGCGAAGAACACTGGCAGTAGTCTGCAATGCTTCATCCAAATCAACACATTTGTTTTTACCGACAATCACCGGAATGTAAAAGAAAAGAGGGTCGACATAGATTGCCATTACACATGTGATTACAAAGATTTTGTTCCATTTCTGAAGCATTGGCCCTTGTGGATCGAGAATTTTGCGGTTAGACGAAACCGATTTCTTTGTTTGTCCTTCACTCAAAGGGTGAACTACCGAAGAACTTCTTCCGAATTTCTTCATCTTCTCTAAACCACTTTCAAGTTTTCTTCCAATACTCTTCAAAACATCACTTACTCTCGGTCTGTCTTTTCTTATGCTTATCGAATCTTTCTGCTCTATACTAAAAGATGATTCTGATCTCCAATCCTCAAACAACCTGAAATCAAAAGAAACATACCAAATCTTGTTATCTTTTTCTTTGTTAAACTAATATATCCGTCGTGCGCGCAACTGTAGAGACTAACGACGATTAAGCAACCTCACCTCACAAATCTATGTCCCTTTGGATTCATGATTAAACTACTTGCTCATAGATTATTATAACTAATTAATCTTTTGCAGCAAAACACTATATTCAGGCCTGAAAAATGTAACATCAAATCAGAAACTTGTTTTTCTCCAAAAGTAAAATTAGTAGAAATGAATTAATCAATGATGAAGAATGATACTAAATGAATCACCAAATGGATAAACAAGTAGTAACATACAACAAAAATCATAAGGAACCACATGTAGGAAACAAACATGTAAAGAACAAGTTAACATGATTATGTACTGTTGTTAGGTTTCGGAGAAAGCAAAGAAAACAAGAAAGTTATTAAGGAAACACCAACCTTAAACATGCAGAAACAGCTATTGTTGTTTGATTTGGAACATTGAGAGTtaatagagagagagagagagataatTGATGGCTATTTTGTTGAATGAGGAAGAGTACAAAAATTGAGGGAGGAAAGAACTAGGACTCAGTCATCACTAAGAATTTATTAGTCAAGTCAGCTATGCTCATGAATATTCAATCATCTTACTATCTAAATTTCTAGCATGTTGAATTATGTTATATTTATTGAAATTTAAATTCATATTATATTTCATTTTTCTCACTACAAATTAATAAAGATGTCATTAGGAAAATATTGTACCTAACCCAAGACTTATACTATTGTGAATTTGAAAAAGCCAAACTTTGACATAGGAAGAACGTTCTTAACAAGAATGCTGGTGGTTTTTAAGAGTTGCAATTAgtttaattataataatttaataaaaatttaGATGAGTTGAGCGTCAGAGACTTGCAAGAATCATGACTAAGATTATTCATTAAAAGATCATTGCATCGATTTTTTTTTATCAACATCTTATTAAATGAGTTTGAGTAGGTCTTTATTGGGGGTATAATAGATGTTTGAGAATACTATGTTAACACTATGGTTgaatattttttgttttaaacttAATAAGTAAAAATAACTATTTGTTCTATGAAACTTGGTGCAATGTCAAGCAAACTCTTACGATTTCATCCATCATGATTCCAGAATTTATAGCATGTTATGAGACATTCAACTATGAAATTTGGTTGAGAAATCTAGTCACTGGACTACGAATTGTAGAAGAAATTGAAAGACCACTTAAGTTATATTGTGATAATAAACCAGTTGTTTTATATTCAAACAATAATAGGAGCTTGATCAGGTCAAAACATATTGACATCAAGTTCCTAATTATTGAGGAAAGAGTACAAAGTAGACGGATTTCCATAAAGCACTTAGGGACAAATTCCATGGTAGTTCCTCTTACAAAAGATTTTCCACCAAAAGTCTTTCATGAGCATATTGCTTACATGAGTGTTTTATGGTTAGAGGAATCTTTAGTTTAGAGGGAGTTAGTCATTTATGAATTTTGTGTTCTATGTTTAGTATTATGTATGCATACTATGATTTTGAATATTTTTCTATTGATAAAGTTTAACATTCACCTAGTTGCACTTTGTACAATATGGTTATTAACTAATCTCACTAAAGTAAAGTAGGACCAGTTGATAATCGACATCTATATATCAACTTCATGTGATTTTCATTCTAATTTCATGATGAATCTATGTCATTTAGTTATGTCGTTATTAGTGATCATTGATGGATTTAGTTATGATTGATATAACGAAAATCACTTTGATTATGAATACTAGCATGACTAACATACAAGATAATTTGAATATACTTAAAGAATATAATGGCAAATTTTGATTTCATAAAGTCTAACACGTGTGTAAAGTTACATATGTGATCAGTGAGAAATTGTTAAAAAATTTGGATCACAAACGTAATATTAAATGTGTTAGGGTCATTATTTAATTAGGCAAAACCACAATGATCTAATTAATATTAAGTATGTGGCTAAAAACATAAATATCATGAAAGGTAAGGTTATTGTGTAGATACCATAAATCAATATCTAATTTGATGAGGGGTCAAATTATAAGGTCCCCATTTGTAGAGCGGTCGAAATACACGGTTTATCATGATTCTCTCTATTGACATATAATatataatccaagttgtgtgAGGTTGTTTCCACTGCTGTTTATATTCTGAACATGTGTCCTACCAAGAAGTTGAAGAACAAGGTTCCTGAAGAAGTTTGGAGTGGAAAACGATCATCAATAAGTCATTTGAAGGTGTTTGACTCTATTTGTTATAAGCATGTTCCTGATGCTAGAAGAAGGAAGCTTGATGACAAGAGTGAACATATGATTCTGGTAGGATATCATAAAACTGGTGCATACAGGTTGTTTAATCCAATTAATTAGAAGATCGTGATAAGTTGAGATATTGTGATTGGAGAAAATTTTGCCTGGGATTGGAGTTCTAGTGATGCAATTGACAAGTCAATGATGAGATATGGTTTTGACAAAGCAAGTAATGAAGTTGACGTCGAAGATGTTATCGCTATTCTAGTCAAAGTTGAAGTAGTTGCTGACATGCCAGACACAGTCGAAGTCGAAGATGGTGTAGCTAGTACTAGTCAAAGATCTCAAAGAGCTAGAGTTCATCTAGCAAGACTTCAAGACTATGAAGTTACTGGTGATGATGCAATCACACCAGATGGAGAATTAGTTTATTTTGCCTTACTTGCAGGTGTTGAACCAATCAACTATAGTGAAGCCTTAAACGATAAAAAGTGGAAGTCATTTATGGTCGAAGAGTTACAAGTAATCGAAAGAAACAACACATGAGAGTTAGTCGAATTTCCAGCACATACAAAAGCTATCAAAGTGAAGTGTATGTTCAAGTTGAAGCACAATGCTGATGGGTCGATAACAAGACATAGGGCGATATTGGTAGCTCGAGATTTTCTTCAAAGAGAAGGAGTCAACTACTTTGAAGTATACACACCAAATGATTGGAGGAGAGGCCAATAGTTAGGCCGAATGTCCTTTCCCCGTTGAACGTCCAAAGGAGTTTAAGAAGAAGAAACTAAAAAAAATTGGTGATCGTGTCCTTCTCACAATGACTGGCCTAACCGGGAAAGCTTCATAAACTGTTATGAAGGCATCCAAAGTCACCAAATAGTCGAATAACCCTCAAACAAAGGACTCAACGAAACCATCAGAAGATGTTTTAGAGGTTATCCATCTTCAAGTTGTTTTCCCTATCAAAGAAAAAGGTAAGTCGTATAATACCTCTGAATCCCCTAAATTTGCTGTTATTTCTAACGTATCCATACTTGTAGAAGTACCCTATAAACCTAGTACTAAAACTAAGGTTAACTTCTAGGTGATATAATTGTCCCAAGAAAACTGTTGAATGATCCCTCTGTTGATATTGACCCAAGTACCATTTGTAAGGATGTTGAAAACATCTTGACTGAAACTGTGATTGATGAAGAAGAGTCTAGCGAGGAAGAACTTAATGCCAATCAAGATGATGGAAATAATGAAGTCAGCAACAATGTTGATGAAATTCCACTGACTAAAGGAAATGATTTTGAAGAAAATGTTTATGATAATAACGATGATAAGGTTGAAAAAAATGTTTCTGAAACTCTGAGGTTCATATTGGTCTATAACTTATATAAATATGAActctcattttattttttttatacCGTTACATTACATTAGAATGAACATCAATTGAAATACCAGATAAGTCCACTTCAATACGACTGAGTCAACGATTACATTCAACTTCACTGAGTATACGCCTCTTGATGATATGAAATTCATACAGGAAGAACTTCTATCATATGATGATAATCAAAAAATTGTGAAGCTCGAGTACCGTCAATGTTCAACAACTTCGAGCTTAAGACTGTTGCAGATGTAAGGACTatgcaaaaaatattttttcGTTACGAAACATTTTTCGATTGAACTGGAAGCGAAAATAAAGAGATCTGCTGAAAATACTGTTAGGATGTTGGAATGTCCACATCAACACTGATATGTTTCATCTATGTAATGTCTAATTATTTATGTAATGTTTTATTTTTTAAGTTATCAATTTTAATTTTACCTTCAATTTCCATCCGTGTTCTTAAATATGTGTTGTCAAAAATGAATGATATATATTTCTCACTAAGGTTTAATAGCAATTCTGACTCTAACCATTTTCTAAAATCATTATTTTTACAAATGTATTATATATTTCcatattttaaataataattcATATTTTGAATGTGTAATATGAATGTTATATTTCAATAAATCTAATGATATGAATGGTTTGGATAAAAATATGTGAATTTTTTGTTTGTTGATAAAGTGtgattttttttagaaaattttaccctatacccctacaattgtacccataccccacatttaaatttttttgaccaaaataccctcatataaatagggtatattttccgtttcaaattttttttaccattttcgttGAAGACTTCCGGAGAAGAAATTTTTTTGGCGTTTTTGcattgtataccggaacacttaagagtaagtcttccggtttgaaaagtgtataccggaacacttctctaAAGTGTTCCGGTTTGTTGTTTTTATGGACACTGAACCGGAAGTCTTctagaaagtcttccggtttgtatacttgtataccggaacactttcttgaagtcttccggtttggatgatgtgtaccggaactcttctttgaagtgttccggtacgtaattttttttttttttttttttaattttaattatttttttttacattatttttgcagtggttcgaagaagaggtgcagatggccggattccagtccgcacgttagaccggggtgcatcttcatctgcagctgCAGCTGAGCCGACTGGATATCCAAGAGGGTCGTACGATACATCgcttttggtgaagtacgagcatcatgttgctcgacatatatggttcggtgaggtaagtaaacggactatatttgaaaatgaataatagttgagtattttataatttgttttctaatatgtgttttaattgtttttaggaaagaggaccaaagaaagagttgaaggttgccggacatggactgaagttgaattctagggttccattggctcttccaccacagatggagagttgggtatctagatccggtttagcttcactgcagagaacgagtctgaacaagatagacacaaatcttgtctctgcatttgtggaaagatggcatctagagacatcttcatttcacatgccgtttggtgaaatgagcattactttagaTGATGTCGCATGTCTACTTCACTTGCCCATTAGGGGTATCTTTtggagtcctcaggatgtgactgaagagctagatgttgaacttgctgttgactacctaggagtgtcacagagtcaggcacagtcacatgttcggagctgcagggggtcgtattacaagttggagtggttatatGATATATTCGTACATCATAGGGCTGCTTccagctgggcatatgcgactagagcatatctattgatgttggtgggttccaccatatttgctgataagacctttacacttgtagaggcacgatacctcctcctgtttagggacttggatggatgttcaggatatagttggggagcagctgcactagttaccctctaccgatatcttggagatgcgtccatgtacagttgcaaacagctaggtggatatcctactctcctacaggtatataatttaattttgttaattaagtgttggattcattttataaaatattgtaacttaatttgttttatttattatgtttttattttgtaacagtgttggattcacgagtattttccaactgttggaaaaagagggAAGAATTGGAATCCTGCTGGAAACTGTGGTCTTCcccgagcgatgagatggtcATATAGACAGGGAGTCCTGAAGGTCgatgatttacgacctattttggacgagctgacacctaCCGACGTCATCTGGCgaccatttgaggatcatagagcatggcgtgtatttgatgagatatgtctttacaggggctgtttgaagtggggtgaaacagttgttccatacttgcctgatagatgtttacgtcagttcgggtataggcagtatgttccatccccacctctggattgtatgatggcgacggatattgatgttgattggatcaGTTACCATCAGAGTGTTGTCGATGTGATCGGTTCATCTTCCgtggccaccactccatctgagGTAGTAGACggttatctggagtggtattatcgtgtttcccatccacggttggtccctccccatcgtgacGCTCCTAGAGAGGTACCCGTTCCTGTATATGACGCCGGGCCATCTGATCCTgattgggctcgtgtatctacattgattcgtcgctatctgagacaggttaatgctgaagaggaagatccacagttttctgatttatttgaagctttgcatatttctcgttcacattgattatatgtattaagctttgaatataatagacataataatatagatttcatgttttgattacatatttatgttttgattacataatcatgctaatac encodes:
- the LOC127132127 gene encoding cyclic nucleotide-gated ion channel 1 isoform X1; the protein is MNPKGHRFVRLFEDWRSESSFSIEQKDSISIRKDRPRVSDVLKSIGRKLESGLEKMKKFGRSSSVVHPLSEGQTKKSVSSNRKILDPQGPMLQKWNKIFVITCVMAIYVDPLFFYIPVIVGKNKCVDLDEALQTTASVLRTFFDLFYILRIIFQFRTGFIAPFSLVFGRGELVDDPVAIMKRYLCSHFIIDILSIIPLPQIICLAIFPHMKNSAPFVAKDLLKYAVLVQYVPRLLRIRPLFKEVTRTSGILTETAWAGAAYNLFLYMLASHMVGANWYILSVESQVRCWRREMNKVSNFRESYLGCGRQNESVFKLLNSTCLLVDPDSVNDTNTFNYGIFFDGLQSGVVDSTTDFPQKFFYCFWWGLRNLSSLGQNLKTSTYVAEIAFAIFIAIFGLVLFSLLIGNMQKYLQSTTVRVEEMRVKRRDAELWMSHRMLPDNLKQRIRKYEQYKWQKNRGVEEEALILNLPKDLRRDIKRHLCLALVKKVPLFEKMNEQLLDAMCDRLKPVLYTEKSCIVREEDPVDEMLFIMRGKVATMTTNGGRTGFFNSLFLMPGDFCGEELLTWALDPNSSSNLPTSTRTVETISEVEAFALMADDLKFVASQFRRLINSKQLQHTFRSYSPQWKTWGACFIQAAWRRYSKKKIERTLREAEDKLHDALANEEGSTISLGATIYASRFAANALRNLRRNNTHKRMQPRLMPLLPPKPAEPDFTTQKH
- the LOC127132127 gene encoding cyclic nucleotide-gated ion channel 1 isoform X2: MKKFGRSSSVVHPLSEGQTKKSVSSNRKILDPQGPMLQKWNKIFVITCVMAIYVDPLFFYIPVIVGKNKCVDLDEALQTTASVLRTFFDLFYILRIIFQFRTGFIAPFSLVFGRGELVDDPVAIMKRYLCSHFIIDILSIIPLPQIICLAIFPHMKNSAPFVAKDLLKYAVLVQYVPRLLRIRPLFKEVTRTSGILTETAWAGAAYNLFLYMLASHMVGANWYILSVESQVRCWRREMNKVSNFRESYLGCGRQNESVFKLLNSTCLLVDPDSVNDTNTFNYGIFFDGLQSGVVDSTTDFPQKFFYCFWWGLRNLSSLGQNLKTSTYVAEIAFAIFIAIFGLVLFSLLIGNMQKYLQSTTVRVEEMRVKRRDAELWMSHRMLPDNLKQRIRKYEQYKWQKNRGVEEEALILNLPKDLRRDIKRHLCLALVKKVPLFEKMNEQLLDAMCDRLKPVLYTEKSCIVREEDPVDEMLFIMRGKVATMTTNGGRTGFFNSLFLMPGDFCGEELLTWALDPNSSSNLPTSTRTVETISEVEAFALMADDLKFVASQFRRLINSKQLQHTFRSYSPQWKTWGACFIQAAWRRYSKKKIERTLREAEDKLHDALANEEGSTISLGATIYASRFAANALRNLRRNNTHKRMQPRLMPLLPPKPAEPDFTTQKH